A window from Culex pipiens pallens isolate TS chromosome 3, TS_CPP_V2, whole genome shotgun sequence encodes these proteins:
- the LOC120420931 gene encoding latrophilin Cirl isoform X1: MLDRSSSSICSIERELPNSSEPSDDDATMETSSNSSNNRSFSRWISRRRKRFRVSGWSWVALLVLLVSTLPALNVALAPKYETAYACEGKTLMIECEGGDLINLIRANYGRFSITICNDHGNVDWSVNCMSPKSLRVLHSKCAQKQNCSVLASTNMFGDPCPGTHKYLEAHYQCVSAASSSTTTNRPSPPWLKTSQPIVWSTSTVRNPVLSKLNFSDPLAGFGVSSATTMAAVTEGTATAVRVKPTAPYKQQTLTADGAGQQTFRNKGFDNKSVNDDLAIIKTISDAANGKKVSGVHPEDDEDFGEDEDFFPTQTAVLSGVNRDGGSISSKKSDNDVGGSNSISGNSIDSGSNSGNSVSNVLDVSHACGATTARNLFWNVTRVGEANVQPCPGGATGIAKWRCVAIASLTAEQRAHLLHEQQQQSLLEDSNKSDISFSSNLSGKQAGGTWYSYQPDLTQCRSLWLNNLEVRVNQQESSLLSIANDLSQVTSSKALYGGDMLVATKIIQTVSQRMHFDIETLPDQRQREALVYELLNSVVKTGSNLLDQSQHASWLDLSVEDQMRVATSLLTGLEDNAFLLADTILRERHVVQKVKNILLSIRVLETRNFVKNEVFPDSSQERWQVSQDQIELPKAALIENSEGGLVRIVFVAFDRLEQILRPQSGNIHHPRDLANNKLDDEGKVDSVPRQRLLNSKVISASLGKGRHIQLSQPIRMILRHLRTKNVSNPTCVFWNYIDHAWSEDGCHVEYSNATHTVCTCNHLTNFALLVDSIDETQLSLLSIIDDDIKILIYISIAICIVIVVIALFALKLFNGVFSKVRGGGGAAARNHQTANNNAAADLHLPNHLQHHGLVPQHHPDLDIHGHHHVAAQYMPAEGGHLMGRGGIHNHHNNNNLVTTTFNNLAGGGGGIPGGGPLGGYETATHHRLAAQEQRINNNVNVTNALTSYRANNNQINLLRAANQQPQQATVTTLQTTSSTSIMGAVAAGSASNSSSSGSSGGAEMAVYNLTCAETGTGTTTAATSTSSASSIPLLHHHHHTHLHHHLHQHHHGGGGGGDGLVVGLAAGGRGSIGGGSIGSSGKRKL; the protein is encoded by the coding sequence ATGCTggacagaagcagcagcagcatttgCTCGATTGAACGGGAATTACCAAATTCGAGTGAACCGAGCGACGACGACGCCACAATGGAAACTAGCAGCAATAGTAGCAACAATCGTAGTTTTAGTAGATGGATTAGCAGAAGGAGGAAGCGGTTTCGGGTCTCGGGGTGGAGTTGGGTGGcgttgctggtgctgctggtGAGCACGCTGCCGGCGCTCAACGTTGCCCTGGCGCCCAAGTACGAGACGGCGTACGCTTGCGAGGGGAAGACGCTGATGATTGAGTGCGAGGGCGGGGATTTGATCAACTTGATACGGGCGAATTATGGGCGGTTCTCGATCACGATCTGCAACGACCACGGGAACGTGGACTGGAGCGTGAACTGCATGTCGCCGAAGAGTTTGCGGGTGCTGCACTCGAAGTGCGCCCAGAAGCAGAACTGCTCGGTGCTGGCGTCGACGAACATGTTCGGGGATCCGTGTCCGGGGACGCACAAGTATCTGGAGGCGCACTATCAGTGCGTATCGGCGGCGTCGtcctcgacgacgacgaaccGGCCGAGTCCGCCGTGGCTGAAGACGTCGCAGCCGATCGTGTGGAGCACGAGCACGGTGCGGAATCCGGTGTTGAGCAAGCTGAACTTTTCGGATCCGTTGGCTGGGTTCGGGGTGTCGTCTGCGACGACGATGGCTGCTGTGACAGAGGGGACGGCTACGGCGGTGAGGGTTAAACCGACGGCGCCGTACAAGCAGCAAACGTTGACGGCGGATGGCGCGGGTCAGCAGACGTTTCGGAACAAGGGTTTCGATAACAAGAGCGTGAACGATGATCTGGCGATCATCAAAACGATCAGCGATGCGGCGAACGGGAAGAAGGTGAGCGGAGTGCACCCGGAGGATGACGAGGATTTCGGCGAGGACGAGGACTTTTTCCCAACGCAAACGGCAGTATTATCGGGCGTGAACCGCGACGGGGGAAGCATTAGCAGTAAGAAGAGTGACAATGACGTCGGTGGGAGTAATAGTATTAGTGGTAATAGTATCGATAGTGGTAGCAATAGTGGTAATAGCGTAAGCAATGTGTTGGATGTGAGTCATGCGTGCGGTGCGACGACGGCGCGCAACTTGTTTTGGAATGTGACGCGCGTGGGGGAAGCGAACGTGCAGCCGTGCCCGGGCGGTGCGACGGGGATCGCCAAGTGGCGGTGCGTAGCGATAGCTTCGTTGACGGCGGAGCAGCGGGCGCACCTGCTGCACGAGCAGCAGCAACAATCATTACTAGAGGATAGCAACAAAAGTGATATTAGTTTTAGTAGTAATCTTAGCGGTAAGCAGGCTGGTGGAACATGGTACTCGTACCAGCCCGatctgacccagtgcaggaGTCTGTGGCTGAACAATCTGGAGGTGCGCGTCAACCAGCAGGAGTCGTCGCTGTTGTCGATCGCGAACGATTTGTCGCAGGTGACGAGCAGCAAGGCGTTGTACGGCGGAGACATGCTGGTCGCGACCAAGATCATCCAGACGGTGTCGCAGCGGATGCACTTTGACATTGAGACGCTGCCCGATCAGCGCCAGCGGGAAGCGCTCGTGTACGAGCTGTTGAACAGCGTCGTCAAGACGGGCAGCAACCTGCTCGATCAGTCGCAGCACGCGAGCTGGCTCGATTTGAGCGTGGAGGACCAGATGAGGGTGGCGACTTCGCTGCTCACGGGCTTGGAGGACAATGCATTTTTGCTCGCGGACACGATATTGCGCGAGCGCCACGTTGTCCAGAAGGTGAAGAACATTCTGCTTTCGATTCGCGTCCTCGAGACGCGCAACTTTGTCAAGAACGAAGTCTTTCCCGACTCGAGCCAGGAGCGGTGGCAGGTCAGTCAGGACCAGATCGAGCTTCCGAAAGCCGCGCTGATTGAGAACAGCGAGGGTGGTTTGGTGAGGATCGTGTTTGTGGCGTTTGACCGGCTCGAGCAGATCTTGCGACCTCAGTCGGGGAACATCCATCACCCGCGCGATCTCGCCAACAACAAGCTGGATGACGAGGGTAAGGTCGACTCGGTGCCGCGCCAGCGACTGCTCAACAGCAAGGTCATCTCGGCCAGCCTGGGCAAGGGACGCCACATCCAGCTCTCCCAGCCGATCCGGATGATCTTGCGTCATCTGCGCACCAAGAACGTCTCCAACCCGACGTGCGTGTTCTGGAACTACATCGACCACGCGTGGTCCGAGGACGGTTGCCACGTCGAGTACTCGAACGCAACGCACACCGTCTGCACCTGCAACCACCTCACCAACTTTGCCCTGCTTGTGGACTCCATCGACGAGACGCAGCTCTCGCTGCTCTCCATCATCGACGACGACATCAAAATCCTGATTTACATCAGCATCGCCATCTGCATCGTAATCGTCGTAATCGCTCTGTTTGCACTCAAACTCTTCAACGGAGTCTTCTCCAAAGTCCGCGGAGGAGGCGGCGCAGCCGCCCGCAACCACCAAACCGCCAACAACAACGCGGCCGCAGATCTACACCTGCCGAACCACCTGCAGCATCACGGGCTCGTGCCCCAGCACCACCCCGATCTGGACATTCACGGCCATCACCACGTGGCCGCCCAGTACATGCCCGCCGAAGGTGGCCACCTCATGGGACGCGGTGGCATCCACAaccaccacaacaacaacaacctggTCACGACCACGTTCAACAACCTAGCCGGAGGCGGCGGTGGCATCCCCGGCGGAGGCCCCCTCGGCGGCTACGAAACCGCCACCCACCACCGGCTGGCCGCCCAGGAGCAGCGCATCAACAACAATGTAAATGTCACCAACGCCCTCACCTCCTACCGTGCTAATAATAATCAAATCAATCTATTACGTGCAGCAAATCAGCAGCCGCAGCAAGCAACTGTTACTACCTTACAAACCACATCATCAACATCTATAATGGGTGCGGTCGCGGCAGGTAGTGcgtccaacagcagcagcagcggtagCAGCGGTGGCGCCGAAATGGCCGTCTACAACCTGACCTGTGCCGAGACGGGCACGGGGACGACCACGGCGGCCACGTCCACGTCGTCCGCGAGCAGTATACCGCTGCTGCACCACCACCATCACACGCACCTGCACCACCATCTGCACCAGCATCATCACGGCGGAGGAGGAGGTGGAGACGGGCTGGTTGTCGGATTGGCGGCCGGCGGACGGGGCAGCATCGGTGGCGGGTCGATCGGAAGCAGCGGTAAGCGGAAGCTGTAG
- the LOC120420931 gene encoding latrophilin Cirl isoform X2, which produces MLDRSSSSICSIERELPNSSEPSDDDATMETSSNSSNNRSFSRWISRRRKRFRVSGWSWVALLVLLVSTLPALNVALAPKYETAYACEGKTLMIECEGGDLINLIRANYGRFSITICNDHGNVDWSVNCMSPKSLRVLHSKCAQKQNCSVLASTNMFGDPCPGTHKYLEAHYQCVSAASSSTTTNRPSPPWLKTSQPIVWSTSTVRNPVLSKLNFSDPLAGFGVSSATTMAAVTEGTATAVRVKPTAPYKQQTLTADGAGQQTFRNKGFDNKSVNDDLAIIKTISDAANGKKVSGVHPEDDEDFGEDEDFFPTQTAVLSGVNRDGGSISSKKSDNDVGGSNSISGNSIDSGSNSGNSVSNVLDVSHACGATTARNLFWNVTRVGEANVQPCPGGATGIAKWRCVAIASLTAEQRAHLLHEQQQQSLLEDSNKSDISFSSNLSGKQAGGTWYSYQPDLTQCRSLWLNNLEVRVNQQESSLLSIANDLSQVTSSKALYGGDMLVATKIIQTVSQRMHFDIETLPDQRQREALVYELLNSVVKTGSNLLDQSQHASWLDLSVEDQMRVATSLLTGLEDNAFLLADTILRERHVVQKVKNILLSIRVLETRNFVKNEVFPDSSQERWQVSQDQIELPKAALIENSEGGLVRIVFVAFDRLEQILRPQSGNIHHPRDLANNKLDDEGKVDSVPRQRLLNSKVISASLGKGRHIQLSQPIRMILRHLRTKNVSNPTCVFWNYIDHAWSEDGCHVEYSNATHTVCTCNHLTNFALLVDSIDETQLSLLSIIDDDIKILIYISIAICIVIVVIALFALKLFNGVFSKVRGGGGAAARNHQTANNNAAADLHLPNHLQHHGLVPQHHPDLDIHGHHHVAAQYMPAEGGHLMGRGGIHNHHNNNNLVTTTFNNLAGGGGGIPGGGPLGGYETATHHRLAAQEQRINNNQISSRSKQLLLPYKPHHQHL; this is translated from the exons ATGCTggacagaagcagcagcagcatttgCTCGATTGAACGGGAATTACCAAATTCGAGTGAACCGAGCGACGACGACGCCACAATGGAAACTAGCAGCAATAGTAGCAACAATCGTAGTTTTAGTAGATGGATTAGCAGAAGGAGGAAGCGGTTTCGGGTCTCGGGGTGGAGTTGGGTGGcgttgctggtgctgctggtGAGCACGCTGCCGGCGCTCAACGTTGCCCTGGCGCCCAAGTACGAGACGGCGTACGCTTGCGAGGGGAAGACGCTGATGATTGAGTGCGAGGGCGGGGATTTGATCAACTTGATACGGGCGAATTATGGGCGGTTCTCGATCACGATCTGCAACGACCACGGGAACGTGGACTGGAGCGTGAACTGCATGTCGCCGAAGAGTTTGCGGGTGCTGCACTCGAAGTGCGCCCAGAAGCAGAACTGCTCGGTGCTGGCGTCGACGAACATGTTCGGGGATCCGTGTCCGGGGACGCACAAGTATCTGGAGGCGCACTATCAGTGCGTATCGGCGGCGTCGtcctcgacgacgacgaaccGGCCGAGTCCGCCGTGGCTGAAGACGTCGCAGCCGATCGTGTGGAGCACGAGCACGGTGCGGAATCCGGTGTTGAGCAAGCTGAACTTTTCGGATCCGTTGGCTGGGTTCGGGGTGTCGTCTGCGACGACGATGGCTGCTGTGACAGAGGGGACGGCTACGGCGGTGAGGGTTAAACCGACGGCGCCGTACAAGCAGCAAACGTTGACGGCGGATGGCGCGGGTCAGCAGACGTTTCGGAACAAGGGTTTCGATAACAAGAGCGTGAACGATGATCTGGCGATCATCAAAACGATCAGCGATGCGGCGAACGGGAAGAAGGTGAGCGGAGTGCACCCGGAGGATGACGAGGATTTCGGCGAGGACGAGGACTTTTTCCCAACGCAAACGGCAGTATTATCGGGCGTGAACCGCGACGGGGGAAGCATTAGCAGTAAGAAGAGTGACAATGACGTCGGTGGGAGTAATAGTATTAGTGGTAATAGTATCGATAGTGGTAGCAATAGTGGTAATAGCGTAAGCAATGTGTTGGATGTGAGTCATGCGTGCGGTGCGACGACGGCGCGCAACTTGTTTTGGAATGTGACGCGCGTGGGGGAAGCGAACGTGCAGCCGTGCCCGGGCGGTGCGACGGGGATCGCCAAGTGGCGGTGCGTAGCGATAGCTTCGTTGACGGCGGAGCAGCGGGCGCACCTGCTGCACGAGCAGCAGCAACAATCATTACTAGAGGATAGCAACAAAAGTGATATTAGTTTTAGTAGTAATCTTAGCGGTAAGCAGGCTGGTGGAACATGGTACTCGTACCAGCCCGatctgacccagtgcaggaGTCTGTGGCTGAACAATCTGGAGGTGCGCGTCAACCAGCAGGAGTCGTCGCTGTTGTCGATCGCGAACGATTTGTCGCAGGTGACGAGCAGCAAGGCGTTGTACGGCGGAGACATGCTGGTCGCGACCAAGATCATCCAGACGGTGTCGCAGCGGATGCACTTTGACATTGAGACGCTGCCCGATCAGCGCCAGCGGGAAGCGCTCGTGTACGAGCTGTTGAACAGCGTCGTCAAGACGGGCAGCAACCTGCTCGATCAGTCGCAGCACGCGAGCTGGCTCGATTTGAGCGTGGAGGACCAGATGAGGGTGGCGACTTCGCTGCTCACGGGCTTGGAGGACAATGCATTTTTGCTCGCGGACACGATATTGCGCGAGCGCCACGTTGTCCAGAAGGTGAAGAACATTCTGCTTTCGATTCGCGTCCTCGAGACGCGCAACTTTGTCAAGAACGAAGTCTTTCCCGACTCGAGCCAGGAGCGGTGGCAGGTCAGTCAGGACCAGATCGAGCTTCCGAAAGCCGCGCTGATTGAGAACAGCGAGGGTGGTTTGGTGAGGATCGTGTTTGTGGCGTTTGACCGGCTCGAGCAGATCTTGCGACCTCAGTCGGGGAACATCCATCACCCGCGCGATCTCGCCAACAACAAGCTGGATGACGAGGGTAAGGTCGACTCGGTGCCGCGCCAGCGACTGCTCAACAGCAAGGTCATCTCGGCCAGCCTGGGCAAGGGACGCCACATCCAGCTCTCCCAGCCGATCCGGATGATCTTGCGTCATCTGCGCACCAAGAACGTCTCCAACCCGACGTGCGTGTTCTGGAACTACATCGACCACGCGTGGTCCGAGGACGGTTGCCACGTCGAGTACTCGAACGCAACGCACACCGTCTGCACCTGCAACCACCTCACCAACTTTGCCCTGCTTGTGGACTCCATCGACGAGACGCAGCTCTCGCTGCTCTCCATCATCGACGACGACATCAAAATCCTGATTTACATCAGCATCGCCATCTGCATCGTAATCGTCGTAATCGCTCTGTTTGCACTCAAACTCTTCAACGGAGTCTTCTCCAAAGTCCGCGGAGGAGGCGGCGCAGCCGCCCGCAACCACCAAACCGCCAACAACAACGCGGCCGCAGATCTACACCTGCCGAACCACCTGCAGCATCACGGGCTCGTGCCCCAGCACCACCCCGATCTGGACATTCACGGCCATCACCACGTGGCCGCCCAGTACATGCCCGCCGAAGGTGGCCACCTCATGGGACGCGGTGGCATCCACAaccaccacaacaacaacaacctggTCACGACCACGTTCAACAACCTAGCCGGAGGCGGCGGTGGCATCCCCGGCGGAGGCCCCCTCGGCGGCTACGAAACCGCCACCCACCACCGGCTGGCCGCCCAGGAGCAGCGCATCAACAACAAT CAAATCAGCAGCCGCAGCAAGCAACTGTTACTACCTTACAAACCACATCATCAACATCTATAA